The genomic DNA GAGTAAGTTTGAGCGTGAAGTTCTTATGGTCGGCTATAAGATCAACCATGAGTTTAATAGCAATTGGACATTCCTACAGAACGCTCGTTATACAGATGCCTCTTTATACCAAGAGAACACTTATCACGTGAGCTACGACCCAAGCACGCCTAATCAGCTTGACCGTTACTTGTACTCTACTGATGAGAGCTTTAAAGGGTTTGTTATTGATAACCAATTGAGCGGTATTGTCGATGTTGGTTCAGTAGAGCATAACTTGTTGCTTGGTATCGATTACCAAGATCTAGACGGTAATGTTAACTACTCATCTTACAGTGCGAATGGCAGCGGCTTTAACAGCTTTGATCCATTAAATCCGAATAACGATCTACTAGACCGTAGTGACGTGACTAAAACCGGCGAATACTTAGATGACACAACGTCAAGCCAGCTTGGTTTCTACGTTCAAGACCAAATTCGTCTGGATGCGTTAGTGCTGATTGCAGGTGCGCGATTCGATCACTACAAGTCTGAAAGTGATTACTACGCACATGAATCCGATCACAAGCAGTTCACTTACCGTTTAGGTGGTTTGTATCAGTTTGATAATGGATTAGCACCATTCGCAAGTTATGCGACGAGCTTTGAACCCGCTCCAGGTGTTGATAAAGCGGGTAACGAATTCGATCCAGAGAATGCTCAACAAGCAGAGATTGGTGTGAAATACCTGTCTGATGATATGTCGAAAGAAGCGACGGTTTCTCTATTCCATATCGTTAAGCAAGACATGTTGATGACAGACCCAACTAACGTTTATGGCCCAAGAATCCAAGTGGGTGAAGTGGTATCGCAAGGTGCGGAACTATCAGGACGTTGGTTCGCGACTGAAAGCTTCGATATTGCAGCAGCATACACCTATGTTGACATGGAAATCACTGAAGACTCTAGTAACGGTTTAGAGGGTACGACACCGATCTATGTGCCTGAGCATACGGCTAATGTGTGGGCTAACTACAACATATTTAATGGTATGTTGGCTGGTTCTCGATTCAGTGCAGGTGCTCGTTACGTGGGTGAAATGCAAATGGATGCGAGCAACACGCAAGGTAAAGTTCCGTCTTACACGGTTGTTGATTTGTCGGTGGGTTATGACCTAGGAGCAGCAAGCGACACACTATCTGGTGCGACAGCTAACCTAGCCGTGAACAATATTTTCAACGAAGAATATTACGCGTGCTACGACCAATCTAACTGCTGGTTCGGTGCTGAGCAGTCTGTAGAGCTTAGCGTGAACTACGAGTTCTGATTCAGTTAGTAATACCACTTAAAAAGCAGCCTTACATTGGGCTGCTTTTTCTTATCAAGAAATATTTAATTTAGATTGAGTAGGTTAGGCATGAATACAACACGTGTAGACTCCCATTTTTCTAAAGTGACAAAACTGAACAAGACACTGGTATTTTCGTTGTTGCTGAGCGCCTTATCGTTTAATGCGATGGCGGATTACCAAGTTGAAGACAGCGAAGGAGTGAAAACCCTTGAAGCTCAACCTGTTAGAGTAGCAGCGCTAAATTGGGACATTGCAGAGCAAGTGATCGAACTCGGTGTAACACCCGTCGCAGTGCCTGATATTGCGGGGTACACTGACTGGGTTGTTCAGCCTGCAATTCCAGAGAGCGTTACGGATATTGGTACTCGAACTGAACCTAACTTTTCTGCACTTAAGAAGCTCAACCCTGACGTGATTCTTATCGCTTCACCTCAAAAAGACTTGCAGGAGCGACTTTCAGAAATCGCGCCCGTGCTTTACTACCAAACGTACAGTGAACAACACAGTAATGCTGAAGCTGCTATTGATAACTTCAAAAAAATAGGTCAATTGCTTGGCAAAGAAGAGCAAGCGAGCAACAAACTGGCTGCGATGGATGAACGTATTGTTACCCTCAAAGCCGAACTAGACAAAGCGTATCCGGGTGACAAGCCGAAAGTGACTTCTTTTCGCTTTGCGAGCACCACTTCGGTATTCATTTATGGTGATAACTCGATTCCACAATATGCGCTTGAGCAGCTTGGCTTTGAAAATGCGATGGAGCTTCCTGCGAGCCAGTGGGGTATCAGTCAAAAGCGTATGACTGAGCTTAAGAAGGTAAAGAATGGTATTGCGCTTTACTTTGAACCTTTCCCGTATCAAGCAAAGTTAGACAGATCTCCGATATGGCAAAGTATGCCTTTTGTTCGTACTGAACAATTTAGCCCTGTGGCAGCAAGTTGGAGCTACGGCGGTGCTATGTCTATTTTGTATAACGCAGAAGCTATGGCGCAATCGTTGTTGACGCTAGCGGAGCAGTAATGAAATCCAGTGGTTTGATGATGGGAGCGCCGTTATTTATCGCCGCCCTTATTCATTTATGGTTAGGTCAGTCTGAATTTGGCCCTATTGGTGAGTTGCTCCAGCAAGCCTCACAGATCAGTGACATCGTTACATTCAATAAAATGGTCGATGATTCATTCGAGTTGATGGCATTAATCTATGTCAACTTACCTCGTTTAGTGATGGCGATTCTGGTTGGTGGAACACTCGGCACCATAGGTAGTTTGTTCCAACAGTTAACGCAAAACCGCATGATGTCTCCCCTTACACTCGGTACATCATCAGGGGCATGGCTTGGTCTGGTCATTCTGAATGTGGTCGCGCCGATGTTGGTTGCTCAATATTCGGTTTGGTTTGCGCTGATAGGCGCGCTGCTTGCAATGGGTCTGATTGTTTCGATTGTTGGCATCAAAAACATGAGCGGTTTACCGATTGTTTTGGCGGGCATGGCGGTTAACTTACTGTTAGGCGCATTCGCGACTGCGATTATTTTGCTTAACGACCAGTACGCGCAGAACCTGTTTGTATGGGGAGCGGGTGATCTCGGGCAGAATGGCTGGGAGCAAGTGCTTTGGCTGATGCCTAAGTTACTGCCAATCTTTGCTATTTTCCTGTTGGCTCCAAGAGTTTTGACTCTGCTTTCAATTGGTACAGAAGGGGCTGCTGCGCGTGGTCTTAACATAGGTACGACCTTCTTTGTGTTAATGGCAATCGGCGTTTGGCTGGTTTCCGTGTCGATTACCTCGGTGGGTGTGATCAGTTTTATTGGATTGATTGCGCCAAACATCGCGAGACATTTGGGCTTTTTAAAGGCGAAATCTGAACTCATCGCAAGCTGCGTGTTAGGTGCACTGTTGCTTTGTGTGACCGACAGCTTGGCGATTTTCTTGGCGCAATGGTCTTTGGAT from Vibrio chagasii includes the following:
- a CDS encoding iron-siderophore ABC transporter substrate-binding protein, with the translated sequence MNTTRVDSHFSKVTKLNKTLVFSLLLSALSFNAMADYQVEDSEGVKTLEAQPVRVAALNWDIAEQVIELGVTPVAVPDIAGYTDWVVQPAIPESVTDIGTRTEPNFSALKKLNPDVILIASPQKDLQERLSEIAPVLYYQTYSEQHSNAEAAIDNFKKIGQLLGKEEQASNKLAAMDERIVTLKAELDKAYPGDKPKVTSFRFASTTSVFIYGDNSIPQYALEQLGFENAMELPASQWGISQKRMTELKKVKNGIALYFEPFPYQAKLDRSPIWQSMPFVRTEQFSPVAASWSYGGAMSILYNAEAMAQSLLTLAEQ
- a CDS encoding TonB-dependent siderophore receptor — translated: MTTHTRFKYSSLAVALLTALSAQAMAEETVTTADSNVETVTIMGKAYRNTATKSALEPEETPQGITVIDEEQLEQRGVQSLNQALRYAPGVVTENRGSSVAMFDSYSIRGFATNNVNYYDGLSLQFLNGWNLQPQIDPIAMQQVEIFKGPTSVLYGAMPPGGMVNMIAKAPQTEQSTKVGVATGSRNLQEASIDTTGQFGNSDFSYRLIALARKQDSQVDNAEEERYLIAPSVDWQATDSTLINFNLYYQNDPSMGINSAMPLDVLKASDPSVSMGDKNWSKFEREVLMVGYKINHEFNSNWTFLQNARYTDASLYQENTYHVSYDPSTPNQLDRYLYSTDESFKGFVIDNQLSGIVDVGSVEHNLLLGIDYQDLDGNVNYSSYSANGSGFNSFDPLNPNNDLLDRSDVTKTGEYLDDTTSSQLGFYVQDQIRLDALVLIAGARFDHYKSESDYYAHESDHKQFTYRLGGLYQFDNGLAPFASYATSFEPAPGVDKAGNEFDPENAQQAEIGVKYLSDDMSKEATVSLFHIVKQDMLMTDPTNVYGPRIQVGEVVSQGAELSGRWFATESFDIAAAYTYVDMEITEDSSNGLEGTTPIYVPEHTANVWANYNIFNGMLAGSRFSAGARYVGEMQMDASNTQGKVPSYTVVDLSVGYDLGAASDTLSGATANLAVNNIFNEEYYACYDQSNCWFGAEQSVELSVNYEF